In the Glycine max cultivar Williams 82 chromosome 6, Glycine_max_v4.0, whole genome shotgun sequence genome, tcaattttacttggtgaaaaaaaaagaaaaagaaatacacaCTTGGTCACTTACTGGGTATATTCAATATTGATTTTAACATGAGGGAAGCGTGCAATAGCTGCAAATGCATCATTTGACATGAGGAGGGTGTTGGGACATGGTGACCTTGAACAGGAATCTACCACTTTAACATCGATGCTACCACCTTTGCATGGCCTATTGTTTCCACTCACACACCTTATTCTGTATCTCCTTCCACACGCTGCCCCGTTATCCCATAACCCTTCATTCACCGCAACAAAtagatttccaggaggaaactGCCCTGGCCTATTCCCATCACAAGCAGTAGCTGCCAGACATGACACATTAGAGAATATAACATTTGATCAATAATTTTGTGTCGTATTTTTCCACTATAGCTATTGTACTTTCCCACGCATGCATGCAATTTAGATTTATATTACTTGATTATAGAGCATCTAGATTAGAGATAAATTAGCAAATTATTGATTCAAGTGTTATTGAATTCCATTTTTTTGGTACAGAACAACATTATTAGAAGAAAAGAtgtcattaaatataattagttaattttttcgATAAAAATTAGTCATAGACTCGTAATTGATAAATACTTTCCATCAATTTTATgatgaaaaagaacaaaatctaGGTTGGagagaattaaaaatgaataattattgtTGACTCACGTATGTACGGTGGTCCATAAGAAGCAGCAGTGCCAACGTCTCCAACAACAAGGCTCAATTGTTTGAGCAATAGGCTAGAAAAGATTACAAAGAGGAAGAGCTTCATGATGAATTGATGATTTGGGAATCAGGACAAGATTACCCAAGCTAAGCTAGGATTAATTTTGCTTAATGGTACATCCCGTGCGCTAGCTCTCACTTTATAACCATCATGATATCTTACTGTGTCAGACTATTCATATTTATCACAATGTCATTATATcattaaaacaatgaaaataataattacttttaggAATATCATATGGCACATTCACGGTTCAAATAATTTAGAGTTCTATATGAGCTTTATGGGATTTTTATGGCATGTTCGTAGCACATCCCATTTGACTCTGCCTAGTGGTAAACTCACTCCCACTGGATCACGATAACacacattaaaaataacaaatgagCCGATTCTATGTGAATGCGATGCTTCAAAATACGTACACTTGTGCATCCAATTTCTTGTATTATCATGTTCGTGCTCTCCTAGAGTAGCGTGAATCAATGATAATGCCAGTAGCTCATTTTTTAATGACAAATTACAGTGCGACGCCCTAAAAGCTTTGAAAGGCAATTTCGAATTTCCATTTCCATATCTTATAtactataaaataaagaaaggaaGGTTTTGACGTAATTTTGGTACTTAAGacaactaatttttaattgttttattttatttacttaataaattatattaattactacAACATTTAATATATACTTGAATTTTAATGCACACTTatcagataaaaataaataaaaataatatttttattgtttaaaataaaatattgtttgaaaacttttttctaacttttttataaCATGATATTGTTGTAGAATATTCACCTATTTCATTCACAAGACTCTTGAGATCTTGCCTAAGGAATCGAGTCCTCCAACCAATGACTTGTCGATTAAAATTGTAACATTtgattgttttaatatttaaaatattttaaatactataatataaataaaaatatttatattttaatttgaattatgttATCATAATTTGATATTGTGCAATAATTtaaatagtataataataataataataataataaatatctaaacatttattttaaatattttgttctaatgcaatatttcttgttttatataTGACTTATCTTTTGTTCTATAACATGTTTAACCAATTGTGTTTTTGTTcttaagttttataattttgtccAATAAATATTAGCAATATTGATTTTTACATATCTCAGTCTCATtatctgtgttttttttttaacttaaaaagtaatacattttgtattttaaattttaaatctaacaaATTAGTAAGTCTCGcaactttttaaaaactttaattagGTTCCTAAACTAAAAATCTATATAATTGAGTGCTTGATTTTCTACAATTTTGGTAATCAGTTCCTTGGAGTTAGTATATGACTGTTAGAATCTGTTAGAAAAATAACAGTTTGTGACGATTTTAGTAATTTGAGGAATCCAATTATGAAAACCGCAGAAGTTGAAGAActcaagtataattttttagtttagaacgaaacctaattaaaaattctcaaataattCAAGAATCTGCTAATCtattaaaccttaattttattattattgatatcatTTATTATTGTCAGACATGAATTTTGTTTCCAGTTAATATTGTCTACTTCACTTCAAGCATATATATCTTTCAATGGAATCTATTGAACAATCttttataattcatttattttctatacattcttgattcttataaaatatttatacctttttatatattttgtatcgTATTATTTATGTCTATTAAATATAAAGTCTAATTCAATTTATAAAAGGCACTACATCTTAATGGATTAGTGTTAATTAGAAAGAACGGCAGAGCTAGGTCTTAATGGAATATGAGAAAGCAAAGTCCTTTTGGTGCATGAACACCACTGTCTACTTGATGGTAGTTTACATTCAATTCTATGGACTGTAGCacctaatattaatattaatcggAAATATATAGGAACTTGTTTAGCTAACTAATCTCTTTAACGTTAGATCATCATTTTTGGCAACAACTTTTCGCCACAGCTTTCCCATGCCTATAGcataagaaatattaatttctaaCCGTAATATTTACGGTGGAATTGAATGATGAGCGTCACCTTGCAACAAATTCTTTGACAAATAAGAAAGGCATATATATACGTCGATCAGTATCGatcctttaatttattagtttttcaacTAAAGACATTTAGATTAGTTGGTTGAGCAGAATgttgcaaattttaattatcgtttttaatttttataaataaaaaaattattagtatttttttaaaatcaatcctTTATTATTAGAGCAGACTAGAAAAGGCAATCTCTTTCCACTGACCGTGTGGATTGGCTGATAAATTAAGTGCTGTTCTAACTTGTTACTGATATGGAGTTCAAGTTATAGAAACACAATCACtttaaattttactataaataaCTTTATCCTTGATGATCCTACATAACTGAGATAATTAGGGAGAGTTAAATAGAAAAGTTAagttaattttctaaaatatgttaatctcatgattttattaaaaaaatgttaatcatatatgtataaaaaaagaaaagaaaaactttgtGGAACTCATATACTTAAGTTATGTTTGTAAGATATTTgagttaatttataatttttttaaaaatttatttgattgtttgataaataattttttttaataatttgtagtGTTTTTTGAAACAATATTACTTTAAAACGTTACATTCtagcttttatattttattctctttttatctttaatatatttattaaatttttttattatcttttcaaataaatcataattttattacttttatattattttatattttttaagttacttcaacaactaattttattaaatatttttaatttaataagttagtttCAAATATcaactttcaattaattttttaagctaGTTATTCCAAACATACTTTTACTTTACTTCAATGATTTCttagtgtaaaaataataattttcaattatccACTAAAGGAAATCCTTAATGCAAACCAACACCGAAAACTACGATGGACTTTGAAGAAGTATAACTGATAAGTGGAAGGCTATgatgtttgattaaaaaaaaaagtatttcatTCTTCCTAACgaggagtatttttttttctttttaataattgtgTAATTTACTATATGCACGCCGATAATCTTTTGGATTATTCTTCCtattatttttaagagattttaagccacttattttaaattttcaactcattttgttatcataaagtaattttaaaatattagaataaaatatattatctttttattttttgaatttttattgtgattttttatttttttgtatttttgtgaaGGAGATTAAAgctctaataaattaaaaaaagaaggcTAAAATAGTAGCTCAAAAGAAAATCTTTAACTTCATCTACCATGCATAATTACttaaatgaattatatatttttaatttgtgagTCTATAATACCACATAAGTTTAAGAACTTTACACAAAAATTTACTTTAACGTTAAAGTTACTAGAATAAATACTTAATGACTTATTAAAGTTGATAGTACATTAAAAGCGTGTGagaaagaataaattttgaaataaaaaaaggtcatttaagttataattaaattaaaatagagaagGAGAGTGTACTTAATAAAAATGGAGTGGATAtagcatttttctaatttttttggtttagttGGGTCATTTATTGGGCCTTCGTAATGTCATCGGCAGTTTCCATTTCAAAGATGAGCTAATGTAGAGGTGggaacgtaaaaaaaaaaaaaacaaaaagactcTTGAGCCCTTAGATATCTTCACTCATTCAGGTGGTGTCGTGGCATTGGTTTTTATCCCGGTTCGGTGCAAAACTGGGGATATTTTTCGCATCTTGATGCATGGACCCTATATCATGCATTATGGGTAGATGATTTTTTGTGTGAAGTTTCTGCTCATATGGTTAACTTTAGTCTTAGCCTTTTACATGATGTATAATATCCTTATCCATTTTACTACATGTATAGATCAGTGAACCTTTTGTTAgttcatatataaatatatatgccttatgactttaaaaaaaaatgtgtcttatactcttttttcttttgagagggtCTTGTACTCTTTCCAAAATCAGTAAActttagcttataaaaaaaatgttttgtatcatattattagttttgatgtacaagaaaataaatgttaCTAGTTTTGACATAGTTTTGATGtacaagaaaataaatgttaCTAGTTTTGACATAGTTCGTTGACGACAGTAAAAAGCTAATAGTCAAATGTTTCACCTTACCTACAAAAGAAAAGgttaaatgatataatttaattttagaaatctAATGTTATTAGATCCTACATTTtagatatttcaaattttctgTTCAACCcttaattttacatatattttattttagtccaatTGAACCCTAAtggaatatatttatataagatattgtccacaaataatttaattaattaaaatataaaaaataataataataagttatgCAAAATCTAGAATTGAATAGAAattgcaaaattttaaaaacgtAGAAACTGAaatggtgaaaaaaaaattaaaaggacaaAATCATGGATCAAGAATTaaaaagagactaaaattataatttagtctaTTTTTATAATGCAGTACGAACAAttagaattttaataaatataaaataaaatattatgaatataaaaagataagttaaataatataaaataaaataaaatacaactgttattttaaagaatataatagtataaaaatttaaaatgaaaatatacttTAATAGAAGGATGCATTTGATCAGacaaaaaaaagagtaagtaaagaataaacaataactaaaaaaaagaatagtataaattataaaacaataaatgcaAAGGTCACCTATGCGAGAAAGAATAACGAGAAAAGGAGTCAAACATGGTAAAAATCCAATCTctttaatcaaatttatatatattttttttattgaattttgataAGAGTTGCCATAGCAACAcatttatcacattttttaaattatttcgtGTGAGAAACGACGTATTTTTGCCATTAATtaaagaagaatattttttttatcattcaataaagaaagaagattagtaaCACTCTTTAGactttaatatatttcttttttttttttaacatattcttCTGTCACCGtatcaattaaagaaaaatgataatgatTAAGAAAAGAGCAAGTACCTAACTTCTCAGCCCGGCAAGAGGCAGCTGCACTAATGACCAAACAAAACGAACTTATATATTTAGCCCACGTTGTgtagtttgttttattttcctttctcaTCGAAAAAAGTAGAGAAGAGACAcagcacacacaaaaaaatattcaaaataataatttattttattaattatttgagagAAATTAAAACTACTCATGGACTATATTTAAGTCTATTAattactaaatttatttttgtcttaattGCGAGGTCTATTAATATATTCATTTGTCATGAGATGTATTTATtaggttattaaaaaaatataggaaattGTTGAATAGTATGAATATTATCTCACATGAAATGTATGAAGGTTTAAATCAACAGCTGTTGcatgatttttgttaatttttttttcttttcatttgatctttaaccaataaaaaaagacaCCTATATTTTGTACTATTTCGTGTATGGACTTTGGTACCATTTAGCGGTacaaattcagaaaaaaaaaaccatttagtggtactacaaaatatatttattagttaaaaaattatcttttaataataattatcacttaaatcatttaatgttataaataagtttttagaaaaaaattaaaatttataatattattaattaaaattaattaattaaaatatttttattgatcatTATGAATCAAATATGTATTTACCTGAAATagtaacatataaaaatattaaaaatatcattacacaaccatttttttttttagcttcgTGGACCCTGTTATGTGACACCTCCGGACGGGCCAAGGCCTGTATATGCAAAAAATGAAGATATCACcgataggagaagaaaaagaataggaaGAATAAAACAAGTCAAAATACATTCTCTTTCATGAAATttgagtttttattattatttaattttgataccaCGAGGCGAGGAGTCATGACAAcgcacttttattattttttaacacattttttattaattaaataggaACTTACACATTGTTTCTTATATTTCTTCTAAAAATGTACccaaaaaatgtttataacatttctcttttttctaataaattcctTTTAAGATATCTTCTTTCCATTAGTTAAAGaagaaattaataacatatcaaCATGTTTTTTAATACATTCTATGCTATTCGTCAAACTTTAttgtaaattacaaaattatgag is a window encoding:
- the LOC100792215 gene encoding EG45-like domain containing protein 2 is translated as MKLFLFVIFSSLLLKQLSLVVGDVGTAASYGPPYIPTACDGNRPGQFPPGNLFVAVNEGLWDNGAACGRRYRIRCVSGNNRPCKGGSIDVKVVDSCSRSPCPNTLLMSNDAFAAIARFPHVKINIEYTQI